In Bacillus sp. DX3.1, one genomic interval encodes:
- a CDS encoding MFS transporter, with the protein MTNQKIFNKSFLFLFISNFLVFIGFEMLIPILPVYLLSMNASTMQVGLVTALLTIGTVLIRPFIGYYLIDNQGKSLVIGAGIALLFITLVYPFLHIVCLFLLLQVFRGAAWGTLTTANSTMAVESIPKTRLGEGMGYFSISATIGAIIAPSVGIFIYDNFTFDILIRSSVILSLLAVIAIQFTYFPVPVKVEKQSFRFLNMIFEKEVWFQALLAVITTFSFGAIMNFLVLFGKQKGLEHIFLFFLINAIVSTLIRPFTGKWYDKRGPWSIIIKSALIGFLSLIILSYATNDLHFIIAGILFGAGYSTIMLSLQTWAVQKVSKEKTGAANATFFSSFDIGVGMSTFVLGIFTKWYNLDTIFQIVSISFIIVAFLVYKDYLYEKKQR; encoded by the coding sequence ATGACAAATCAAAAAATATTTAATAAATCATTTCTGTTTTTATTTATCAGCAACTTTTTAGTATTTATAGGATTTGAAATGTTAATCCCTATTTTACCAGTCTATTTGTTAAGTATGAATGCATCTACTATGCAGGTAGGTTTAGTAACGGCGTTATTGACGATAGGCACTGTTCTAATCAGACCTTTTATAGGATACTATTTAATTGATAACCAAGGGAAAAGTCTAGTTATTGGTGCAGGTATAGCTTTACTGTTCATTACATTAGTTTATCCTTTTCTTCATATTGTATGTCTGTTCCTATTGTTACAAGTTTTTCGTGGAGCAGCATGGGGTACGTTGACAACAGCTAATAGTACAATGGCTGTGGAATCAATTCCAAAGACACGATTAGGAGAGGGGATGGGATATTTTTCTATTTCCGCAACGATTGGGGCAATTATTGCACCGAGTGTGGGTATCTTTATATATGATAATTTTACCTTCGATATATTAATTCGTTCATCCGTTATACTCAGTCTATTAGCAGTCATTGCGATTCAATTTACCTATTTTCCTGTTCCTGTAAAAGTTGAAAAGCAATCATTTCGATTTTTGAATATGATTTTTGAAAAAGAGGTATGGTTTCAGGCCTTACTAGCGGTAATAACAACATTTAGTTTTGGGGCTATTATGAACTTCCTAGTTCTATTTGGAAAACAAAAGGGGTTAGAGCATATTTTTCTATTCTTTCTTATAAATGCTATTGTTTCAACTTTAATACGTCCGTTTACTGGAAAATGGTATGATAAGCGAGGACCTTGGTCTATAATCATTAAATCCGCTTTGATCGGGTTTTTGTCATTGATTATTTTATCTTATGCAACAAATGATTTACACTTTATTATTGCTGGTATTTTATTCGGTGCAGGTTATAGTACAATTATGCTGTCTTTACAAACATGGGCTGTTCAGAAAGTAAGTAAAGAAAAAACCGGAGCAGCCAACGCGACTTTCTTTTCCAGTTTTGACATTGGTGTTGGAATGAGCACATTTGTATTAGGAATTTTCACTAAGTGGTATAACTTAGATACAATATTTCAGATTGTTAGTATTAGCTTTATCATCGTTGCTTTTTTGGTATATAAAGATTATTTATACGAAAAAAAGCAACGGTGA